Genomic window (Flavobacterium oreochromis):
ATTGATTACCTACTTGTTGTTTTTCCTATTTGTAAGCACTAATTTTTTAGCTCAAGTAGGAATTGGTACAATGACACCTGATGCTAGTTCTATTTTAGATATAGTATCTAGTGATAAAGGAATGCTAACCCCTAGAATGACAACAGCTCAAAGGTTGGCAATTGTCAGTCCTGCAAACGGATTGTTTGTCTATGATACGGATTTAAAATCACTTTACTTTTATGATACAACATCTGTAAGTTGGGTCAGAATTAATACAAATTCAGATGGTCGTCTAAAATATAAATTAATAAAGTCTACAGATGTTTTAGCTACTGTTTTAGCAGATGAACTTAGTGCTGGTGGAGGTTCTAAATATCTTTTAGATTCAGCAACTTTATATGAAATAAATGGTACAATCAATCTAAATTTTCCAATAGAAATAAATAATGCTTATGTCAGTGGTCAAGATTCAGGAGAGGATAAGTTAATAAGGTCTTCAGGGGATCTTTTTGTAGGTACTACAGGAGGAAGTATTAGGATTTTAACTTTATCAGCTCCTTCTGGAAATGTTTTTAATATAGATGGAGGAGGAACGGCAAGTCTTATTTTTAGAGATTGTATAGTAGCAAGTTCTACATCTGTTGGTGTGTTAAAGAATTTTTCAATCGTTTTTTTGAGCATTGTTCAATATTATGGAAATGCAAATGGAGTAGTTTATGAAAATGTAGCAAGATTACTACTTAGTAATACAGGCTGGTTTAGTAATAATGGAGGAATATATGAAAAATTAAATGGTACATTTTCATTAGCTGCAAAACAAGGAGGGTTTAGTGAAGTTACAGGAGCGAGTATAGGATTTGATGTCTCTTCAAATCCCGTTATTACAGGTGATGCAACATTAGAATCCACTGTTTTTACAGGAACTCTTACAACAGGTAAGTATGTTAATTCTTATACGGTGGGAGGTTATACAGGCTATAATTTTAACAATAATTGGAATGTTCGTTGTCCTGGTATTCCAACCGAAACTGATGCTTCAGCAGTTGGTGATTTTGCAGTTGATTATCCTGTAGGGAGTGGTGCCTCTACATCATTTAATACTTCTAATCCTAGTAATATTGTGAAGATTCAAGGAGTCTCAACTTCTACTAATTTATTCCGATTTACTACAGATAGTGGAGTAAGTAATAGATTGCGATACTCAGGGAAAAAGAAAAGAATCTTTCAAGTAAGTGGCTCAATTTCTTTTCAAGTGCCAGCTGTTGGAACCTATATAATTTATATTGCTAAGAATGGTACCGTTATTTCTCAGTATAAGATATATGGAAGAGGATTGGCGACTAATGATATAGTTGTTTTGCCTTTAAATGCTTCTGTAGAACTCTCTAATAATGATTATATAGAAGTTTATGGTCAACGTTACACAGGAGGTACAACGGATGCAATAATAACTCCTAATATGACCTTAATTGTTAAATAGAGAATTTATGATTAAAAATATTTTACCTTAATAATTTTATTTTTTTACTTAATAATAGAGATTAATGACATATAAATTATTTTAGTTCATTTACTATAATTTTTCTATTGCATAAATTGTAATAATCTAATTGTTATTTTTTTGAAAGAAGGATCTTTGTTCGTGAATTAGTAGGTTTTTATTTTTTGATGGGTGTAAACATGTTTAGAAGTGAGTTTATTTCTAAAAGAAATAGAAAACAAACTTACTTCTAAATTTGTTTTCAATAGAAATTAAATAATGAAATATTGTTAGATATTAACCTAGGTTTACAATTTATTTTTTAGATCTCATCTGGTTATCTCTCCTAAACAATAGCTTTAGTTTTGATTTGTGTAGTTTTGATTAGAATACATGTTTCTGGTAATGAGTGTTTTGTGAATTAGCAGAAGTTTATTTTAGTTTTAAAATATGAAAGTTCTGTTAAAAGGTAATAGAAACTTAAACATGATTTTGTTACTTTGCTTGAAAATGATTTAAGATGTTGTTTCGATTTATAGTGGTTGCGGTTTTATTGTTACTTGTAGAAATTTATTCATTGCAAGCCTTTCGAACTTTAATTCGTTCAAAATGGATATTTTGGGGAGGAGTAGGCATAAGTGTATTAATTTATATATTTATATTTTATACCGTTTTTAATTTTGATCGTAAGGTAGGACAAACAAAGCAAAGTTTGTTTGCGCTTGGTTTGTTGCTTACAGTTTATTTGCCAAAAATTGTTTTAGCTCTTTTTATGTTTGGCGAAGATGTTTTTCGTTTTATTTCAGGGGTTACTAATTACTTTATTGAATATGATAGCCGAAATACTTTTTTACCTGAAAGAAGAAAATTTGTTAGCCAAGTAGCTTTAGGAATGGCTGCAATTCCTTTTTATCATTGATTTATGGCGTTACAAAAGGGAAATATAATTTTAAAGTTTTTAAGCAAAATTTATTTTTTGATGATTTGCCAGATGCTTTTGATGGGTTTACAATTACCCATATTTCAGATATTCATTCTGGTAGTTTTGATGATCCAGAAAAAATACAGCATGCAATTGACTTGATTAATAGGCAAGATTCTGATATTTTATTGTTTACAGGTGATATAGTAAATGCAAAAGCAGAAGAAATGTACCCTTGGATTTCTACTTTTAAGGGTATTAAAGAACATCGTTTTGGTAAATTTTCTGTTTTAGGAAATCATGATTATGGAGCTTATGTAGAGTGGGATTCACAAGAGGCAAAAGTTCAAAATTTTGAAGCAATAAAAGGATTGCATAAACAAATAGATTTTAAATTGTTATTAAATGAACATATTAAGATTCGTAAAGGAGATCAAGAGTTCGCTTTAGTCGGAGTTGAAAATTGGGGGAAACATTTTGGGATGATAGGTGATATAGATAAAGCATCAGAAGGATTAACAGAAGCGGATTTTAAAATTTTGATGAGTCATGATCCAAGTCATTGGGAAGAAGTAGTGAAGCACCATGATAAGAAATTTCATTTAACATTAAGTGGACATACACACGGAATGCAATTTGGAATAGAAATTCCAGGTTATTTTAAATGGAGTTTAGCACAGTATATGTATAAACAATGGGCGGGTTGTTATGAATATTTAGGTCGTTATATTTATGTAAATAGAGGGTTTGGATTTCATGCATATCCAGGAAGAGTAGGTATTATGCCAGAAATAACAGTCATTCAGTTAAAAAAGTCTCAAAAATTAGCATAAATCACTAAAAATAGTATATTTGTAATGCAAATTGTATTTAAAAAGTACGTATATGTCAAAATTTGGTGAGTTAATAGGTGCTCATGTTCCTGTTTTAATTGATTTTTATACTGATTGGAACGAAGCTTCTCAGTCTATGCACCCTGTTATAAAAGATGTAGCAGCAGCATTAGGAGATAAGGCCAAAGTGATAAAGATTGACGTGGATAAAAATCAAGAATTAGCAGAAGCACTTCGTATAAAAGGATTACCGACCTTGATGATTTATAAAGATGGGCAAATGAAATGGCGTCAGTCAGGTGAATTAGATGCTAATACTATTATTAATCTTGTCCAAGAACAGTTTTAATTTCTTATAACATCAAAAGTAAAGCCTTTTTTCTTATAAAAAGCTAAAGCTTTTGGAAGACAATTTTTTAAATGATGATAAGCTTTTTGGCTATCATGAAAGACAATAATGCTACCTGGTTCTACTTTTTGGGTAGCATTTTTTATACATTCACCATTGCTAATAGATGGATCAAAATCAGCTGTTAATATATCCCACATTATAATTTTATAACCTTTACTACGAAGAAATTTAGATTGTTTAGGTGTGATTTTTCCATAAGGAGGACGAAATAGTTTTGGGTATGCAAAATTCTGTTTATTGTTTTGAAAATCAGAGATTGCTCTTTCACATAAATAAACCTCTTCGATATAGTCTTGAAAATTAGTTTTCCATCCGTTCTTATGATTATAAGTATGATTGCTTACCGTATGGCCTTCCTTTAAGATTCTTTTAAAAATTCCTGGGTAAAGTATTATGTTTTTTCCAATACAGAAAAAAAGTTGCCTTGATATTGTTTTCTTTTAGAAGGTTTAAAACCCATTCTGTAACGTCAGGAGTAGGACCGTCATCAAAAGTGAGGTAAATGGTTTTAGATTTATTAGGAATAGACCATATTTGATTATTAAATAGCCATTTAATCAAACGATGTGTTTTTATCCAATAAAACATTTTGCTTTTTAGTTTTTGGTAAGGAGAACTCAGTGTTCAATATACATTTTTTGTTTTTAGAACACTGAGATGCCCTTACTGATTTTATTCCATTTCTACTTCAAAGAAAGGGAAGCGTTTATTAAGATTGTTGAAAGCTTCTTTTTCTTGATTATGAAATTCTTTGTCTTTGTATGTTCTAGTGATTTCTAGTAATCCTTTGTAACGCATTAAATCCGTATAAATGTCACTAGCAAAGAATTGACGTTGATCACTTTGAGGCAATTCGCTATAATAGCGTAATTCATCTTGATATTTTAACGCTATTTTCTTTATTATTTCGTGTGCTTTTTCTTTTTTCCCAGTTTGTAATAACCTTCCGCAAAAGGATCGATTAAGCTATAAAATCCATAATATTCGATAGGTGTTTTTGATAAAGCCAAGTCAATTATCTTTTCAGCCTTAGCTGTTTTTCCTTCATTAATTAAGTTCGTCATTAGACGTGCCATATGGGTACGATATGAAATACAATTTTTACGTGTTTGTGGATCGTGATAGATAGAAGGGCTATCTCCATTGCCCCATTGTAATTTAGTAAAAATATTGTATGTTTTATCAGTATCCATTTGTCCCATATCAAAATTATATGCTTCTTTAGGAAGAGGTGTTTTAATAGGAACTAATTTGTAGATCATACCATCTAACTGTAAATACTCTTTCATCCATATATAGTCATCATCACCAAAAGCTCCTGTTGAGAAATAAATAGGACGTTTCCAGTTATTCTTTCTGACAATATCTAACATCATAAGACGATTTTTGTATAAAGCTCCTCCTTTAATATCAATATCAATATATGGAACAATAGAATCATTGTCTTTTGGATTTACTATTTTATTAGAAATTACTGATTTTTTGTCTACAGGGATTCTAATTTTATTAGTTGGATAAAACTGTACTTTCTGACCGTTTCTTAATTCAATTAACGTTCTAGGGTCATCACTATGGGCGAATTCCATAAATTCATCAATACTGATTCGATCTTTTGTTCTTTCTTCATAAATTAGGTAATCACGTTTGCCATCAACATAATCTTTGTGTTCAAAAGATAAAGGAATAGGGTCTGATTCATATGCTTTTTTACGCATAGAATCAATATACCAATCGGTCATTAATAGACTAGTATTTACAATTCTTACATCTGTTCTATAGCCTTCTATTTCTTGTACATACCATAAAGGGAAAGTGTCATTATCACCAATAGTAAATAAGATTGCATTTTTATCACAAGAATCTAAATATGCTTTAGCATCTGTTACAGCGGTGTATTTGTTTGAGCGGTCATGATCATCCCAGTTTTCGGAGGCCATTAAAACAGGTGCTCCTAATAAAGAAACTGTTAGGCTTATAGGTAGTGCAATTTTAGGTTGTATGTATTGTTTGATAGATTCAAAAAGAGCATAAACACCTAGACCTATCCAAATTGCAAATACATAAAAAGAACCCACTAAGGCATAATCACGTTCACGAACTTCAAAAGGACGCTCATTCAAATATATTTTAAGTGCTAAACCTGTGAATAAGAATAAAGAGAGTAAAACGTAAAAAGATTTTAAATCTTTTTTAGCATGGAAATAGAACCCCATCAATCCTAAGATAAATGGAATAAAATAATATACATTTCGTCCTTTATTATTTTTCCAATCAGCAGGTAAATTATCTTGTTTTGTAAGGCGTGCATTATCAAGTAATGATATACCACTTAACCAATTTCCATCTTTCAGGTCATAATTTCCTTGTTCGTCATTTTGGCGTCCTGTAAAATTCCACATTAAATACCTCCAATACATATACCCAAACTGATATTCAATCATAAATCTAAGATTGTCAAAAGTGCTAGGTTTTTCGATATTTAAGTATTCTCCATATGACTTTAAGAATTTATCGTAATCTTCTAAATCTAATTTTCCAGCTCTAAAAGCATTTCTGAACTCAGATACAACTTGTAGTAATTCTTGTTCTTGATTGTATTCTTCTTTTACTGAAAATTCAAGAGGTGAAGTGAATTTCATATAATTTACATTATGTTCACTACTCCATAGACGAGGTAATATTGCTTTATGATTATCATCTGTATTTTGAATAGCATTTTTGTAGTCATTTACAATTACATATTTACCAGTCTTATAATCACGTTCATAATTAGGTTTTTCATCTAAATACGGGTTGTTTTCATCTAATCCGGCATAAGTGTCTGAAAACTGAGGGCCATAGAAGAGTTTTTGTTCTCCATATTGTTCGCGGTTATAGTATGCTAAAAGCTCCCGAGCGTCTGATGGTTTGTTTTCGTTGATAGGAGTATCTGCATTAGCACGAATAGGAAGCATTAACCAAGTTGAAAAACCTACGAATATGAATAAGATGGCTAGAAGAATAGTGTTAAAAAGAACCTTTCCTTTTTGTTGAGTATATTTTAATCCAAAGTAGAAAAAAGCAATTAAAATTACAGTAGCTAGGATAGTTCCTGAATTAAAAGGGAGTCCTATGTTATTTACAATGAAGACTTCGGTGGCTCCAAAGAAAGTCATTGTCCAAGGTAATAGTAATTTGAATATGAATAATAATACAGAAATTACTACAATATTAGCAATTATAAAGCCTTTTATTGTTACGTTTTTATAGTGTTTGAAATAATATAAAAACCCAATAGAAGGAATGGTTAATAAAGCCATAAAGTGAACACCAAACGATAATCCTACTACTAATGCTATTAGTAATAACCAGCGATTTCCTTTTGGTTGATCCATGTCTGCTTCCCAGCGTAGTCCAAGCCAAAATAAAATAGAAATCAAGAAGGTAGCCATTGCATATACTTCTGCCTCTACAGCATTAAACCAAAAACTATCGGAAAAAGTGAAAGCTAATGCTCCTACAAAAGCACTTCCTAAAATAGCAATGCTATTGGTTTTGTTTAATTCTTTCTCAGAACTAATAAATTTTCTTAAAAGAATTGTTGCGGACCAGAATAGAAATAAGATAGTAAATGCACTTGATACCACTGACATCATGTTTACCATTAAAGCAATATTTTCTTTGTTAATTGCAAACATGGAAAAGAAAGCTCCGAGCATTTGATATAAAGGAGCTCCTGGTGGGTGTCCTACTTCTAGTTTAGCAGAAGTAGAGATGTATTCTCCACAATCCCAAAAACTCATTGTAGGTTCAACGGTTAGTGAATAAACAACCAGTGCAATAAAAAAAGTAACCCAACCTAGTAGGGTGTTCCATTTTTTGAAGTTGAATGACATATAAATAGTTAAGTGTTTTTAAATTTTAACACAAAGAAACTATTTTTTGTGTAAAGAAAAGGTTAAAAATAAAATTTTTAATTTTTTTCATTAAAACTTTTGTAGAACTGAAAAAAGGATGTATATTTGCACTCGCAAAACGGAAGTCTTGTGAGTTTAATGGTCTATGGTGTAACGGTAACACTACTGATTTTGGTTCAGTCATTCAAGGTTCGAATCCTTGTAGACCAACAGAAAAGCCCTGAGTGATCAGGGCTTTTTTTGTTTTGATCCTTTGAAATGTTGGGTTGTGTTTTTGTGTAATTTTGGAAATTAACCATGTACTTCGATTGGTTTGGAGAAAATGAAGTTTATGTTTTTTTTTTTTTTTTTTGTAAATATTTGGTTTTAAGCATATTGTGTTTGGTGTTGATTTAGTGTTGTTTTTTTGGGAAAAAAAGTTGGAAATAATTAAAAAAAGTTTGTATATTTGCACTCGCAAAACGGAAGTATTGTAGGTTTAATGGTCTATGGTGTAACGGTAACACTACTGATTTTGGTTCAGTCATTCAAGGTTCGAATCCTTGTAGACCAACAAGAAAGCTCTGAGAAATCAGGGCTTTTTTATTTTGTAGATATTTGAAATGAGAGGGTTTTGACTTGGGGGCTAATTTAAAGGGAATGGTTTTATTGTTTTTGATTCTGGCTTCTTAAAGTTGTTTTTTGTTTTGGTGAATATTGTTTCTTTATTGTTTTTAAGGATGTGTGAAGGGTGTTGATTGTTTTTTTATTTAAAGTTTTAGTTTGTGAATTTTGATAAAGTTGATTTGCTTGTTTTTTGAAAAGAAAACAAGTGGGTTTTCTTTTTGGGATGATCTAGTTTGTTTTCTTGGGTTTTAATTTTGGGTTAAGTTTTTTGGTGTTGTATGGCAACTTTTGTGATTAGTAAGCGTTTGGATGGTTATTATAAATTTGAATTTGTTTCTAGAAAAGGTAAGACGATAATGACTAGTGATAGTTATGAGCTGCGTTTTGAGTGTGAGGAGGATATAGATCGATTAAAATTGTCTTTGGAACAAGCAACGATAATGCGTTTTAAGACGCCTAGTGGAAAGTTTTATTTTCGTTTGATTGTGGATAAGCGAGAGATGGCTACGAGTCGTAAGTATACTACTCAGTTGTTGATGCAGCGTGGGGTAGATGAGATGATGCGGTCTGCTGTTTTTGCAGAGGTGTTAGATTTTGCAGCTAATGAGTTTGTGTTTCCGGAGTTGGAGGTTTTTGCTGTTGAGGTTTGAGAGTTTTTTTGGGGAAACTC
Coding sequences:
- a CDS encoding thioredoxin family protein, producing MSKFGELIGAHVPVLIDFYTDWNEASQSMHPVIKDVAAALGDKAKVIKIDVDKNQELAEALRIKGLPTLMIYKDGQMKWRQSGELDANTIINLVQEQF
- a CDS encoding YegP family protein, with product MATFVISKRLDGYYKFEFVSRKGKTIMTSDSYELRFECEEDIDRLKLSLEQATIMRFKTPSGKFYFRLIVDKREMATSRKYTTQLLMQRGVDEMMRSAVFAEVLDFAANEFVFPELEVFAVEV
- a CDS encoding polysaccharide deacetylase family protein, whose protein sequence is MFYWIKTHRLIKWLFNNQIWSIPNKSKTIYLTFDDGPTPDVTEWVLNLLKENNIKATFFLYWKKHNTLPRNF